DNA sequence from the Nerophis lumbriciformis linkage group LG10, RoL_Nlum_v2.1, whole genome shotgun sequence genome:
acaatccggatggttcttttcctctttgttccggaggacacgacgtgcacagtttccaaaaccaatttgaaatgtggactcgtcagaccacagaacacttttccttttgtatcagtccatcttagatgagctcaggcccagcgaagccggcggcgtttctgggcgttgttgataaatggctttcgctttgcatagtagagttttaacttgcacttacagatgtagcgaacaactgtagttactgacagtggttttctaagtgttccggagcccatgtggtgatatcctttacacacttatgtcgctttttgatgcagtaccgcctgagggattgaaggtccataatatcatcgcttaggtgcagtgatctctccagattctctgaaccttttgatgatattacggaccgtagatggtgaaatccctaaattccttgcaatagctggttgagaaatgttgttcttaaactgttggaccctcgccacatccttgtttgtgaatgactgagcatttcatggaagctgcttttatacccaatcatggcacccacctgttcccaattagcctgttcacctgtgggatgttccaaataagtgtttgattagcattcctcaactttctcagtcttttttgtcactcgtgccagcttttttgaaacatgttgcagtcatcaaattccaaaagagctaatatttgcaaaaaataaagtttaccagttcgaacgttaagtaccttgtctttgcagtctattcaattgaatataggttgaaaaggatttgcaaatttacgatttacacaacgtgccaacttcactggttttgggttttgtagtaaaaAAAAGTAGCGATAGGCTGGAAAGAATATCATTTTCAAAGATGTAGCTTGGAGAAATCCAATCTGTGATGGAACTTAGAGGGGGAAAAAGGGCCTTTCGGGAAAACTCATGATGTGTTGGGTGTAAAAGCTGGAGGAAATAAAGCTGACCTTCATGTGAACACATTTCACTGTGCAAATGTGACCTTTGAAAAACTGTAAACAAAACCCTCCTCTGAGAGGAAAGCGTCATTAACTGGCTCTCGACTGAAACAGTTATTAAAGCCCTTGATTCAGGTAGAAGATGGAGATTACAACTTATTTTAATTTAGTTTGGGGAGATCGGCAAATTCTTTTTTTTGAAAAGGAATCAAATGATGTCACTTGTCTTTTCCTTCATAATTCCCGGTAAGATTAGAAAAGGATTAGCGTTCTCTCCTATTGTAGAGTGCCTTTGGCTGACGGAATGGCTCAGAGGGAACACTCATGCCAGTGCCATGCGTTTATACAACACAATGAGAGCACTGTCATCGTCAAGAGCGGCGGCTCATGCAGATAAATGTTGGATGCAGCGTAATAAACCAGCACACAGCGTGTTAACATAAATTAGTGTATATTTTAGAAAAAGAAGGGAGCTTATGGAATGTTACAATACGCATAAATCAGTGGACTGCTCAGTTCAATAGACAAGTCGCTGCACAATAATTACAGTACTTGACATGGATATGCTACTGTACACTCTTAAGGCTGACTTTAAAAAAGACGGAGTGCATGACAACTGAATGTGCAAAATTATTGTCTATAAAAGCGACCAGATTAGACCATTATTAAATATCGGATGCAAATATTACGGTATTTAAGACTATAAACCAAAAAGGCAATAATCTAAACACAAATACAGCACATTATGTTACTCACAGTCACTATAGTGTAGTCTGTACAAGTGTTCCTCATTAAGTAGATCTACAGCACTGTACAAAGTGTGAAAAACATCTGCAAGAAATTAGGATGATACAAAGAGTTATAGAAAGTAGGCATCACATTGCATCCCTTAGAGGTAGTTcagttagatcaggggtgtccaaatgtttTCCAGCAAGGGCcgcatatataaaaatttaaggaTGCTTGGTTGGTGGGGCAAGGGGGCTACTTTGATACATTTTCTACGTAAAAGATGCTGAAACTAATACGCTGTAGATCAATATATACTTACCTCTCTGAACAAAACAAGCACATTATTGTAATACCTAATCTAACCAGGGcagcagttttagattattttagtaatagAGTAATCTATCTAGTAATCGGATAAGACACACTTTATACCTTCAATGTGTATTTTGAGGAAAAtggaaataaacaaatacaatagcattttaaatatggaaaaatattgaaaacttaaataaataataagaattAAAAAATTGACAACTTTAGAGAAAAACTTTAAATTAACAATTTATGCTTGCCATAACTTTCATTCTTTCTTTTCTGATAAATCATCAACTTTgacattgcacttttaacatgtatgaatttaatattttatatatacatttccatatttatatatatatattattttttttccccccactacACCGCACTGTTCTCAAGTGTGCTCTACTGTAGTGGCCATGTGAAAACTATGGTCACATATTTAAAGTTCTGAATTAATCGAAGcaatataaatccatccatccattttctaccgcttattcccttcggggtcgcggggggcgccggagcccatcccagctacaatcaaagcttttttctattCTGATTAAACAATTaaagttgcagccctaaatcCAGACCCCTTTCATTTCTTCCTGTTATTATTACGCCAACTAAAACCTTTTAAGGGCTATTTTACTGCAGCATACTGGAAAAGAAGAAATGTGTACACATGTTCATTATGACGGGACGCACAGAAACCATACACAGGTCGTACATATTTTTGGTTTTCGGGTGCTAATTTCGGGGGGAATTTAGGCCAGTgtaatttttgtgtgtgtaatgttctaatatGGGACATGTTTATTTTGCCTTGAGAATGTGTCGCGCGGGCATACCTGTCAACCTTCCTGTTGTTGCCAGGAAAATCAAGTTTTGTCCACTCCCAGTCCcgttttttcacacatttttctctccataaaaaaaaaaatcctcaccaGTACCACCGCTACTACAGCGATGGAGTCTGTTTGACTCAAGTCTTGGCATAACTCCACATCACTGGGGGCAACACTTCTTCGTGACGGCTGTGTGGCGAGTTgtacgaccccgtaagggacaagcggtagaaaatggatagatggattattCAATTAAATcaataccgtaagataaataaacgTTGACTGACATTTCTGCCAAATTATCCTAACTTGGTGTTTATTGTATGGAATGAGGGATTACAATGGAGTGGTTTCTCTCACCGAGTGGGTATCCGACTAACCCGGCCTCGTTGTCGATGAAGACGAGGTTCCCGCGGGGAGTTTTTAATACATTGTCGGCGTCTCTCTCCATAACCCAGTGGTTAGCGACATTATGTGTTTCAGGAGGCGTGAGTTTGGAgcccattttatttatttgttggcgATTGGggacaaaaataaaaatccccacttttaaagttaaagtaccactgatagtcacacacacacacacacactaggtgtggtgaaatgaacctctgcatttgacccatcccctagttccaccccttgggaggtgaggggagaagtgagcagcagcggtggccgcactcgggaatcattttggtgatttaatccctaattccaacccttgatgctgagtgctacggagcccctaaagggacgtggatgttttgcgagatctcacaATACTttctgcgagatctcgcaaaagttttttttcctatgtcagagaaccggaagtgaaacagacaccgCGATGGAGGAGCGGGAGCCCACCCgtcatctgtgctctgttgtgggaccataatacaatttgatgtctttatatgttaggaCAATACTAAAATggaaatcaataaacttctcccacggatgatggataggctcctccatcgctgtgtctgttttacttccggttcactgacataggaaaaaaaccttttgcgagatctcgcaaaacatttttttcccctccatgtccctttagggcagtggttcttaacctgggttcgatcgaaccctaggggttcggtgagtcggcctcaggggttcggcggagcctccgccatggaggtaaagacacatccgacttatcgtgtaaataaaaacttctccctatcggcgttttatggatacccccaagcaatgttccctctaattttccatctgatttgcaggttgtttgattgatcaattgaaacttttactagcagattgcaaaggaagagaatacattatataaaacagtacagtacatattccgtacaattgaccacgaaatggtaacatccgaataagtttttcaacttgtttaagtcggagtccacgttaatcaattcatgtgtaaggtgtaatttgttgtgagttcatgcactgtgttggttttattctttgaacaaggtgatgttcatgcactgttcattttgtgcaccagtaaaaaaacatataactttttcttgaatttgaaaaaaatatatatatatttttcactaaagaagggttcggtgaatgcgcaaatgaaactggtggggttcggtacctccaataaggttaagGACTACTGCTTTAAGGGCTCCgtaaagtgccaagcagggacgtactgggtcccatttttatagtctttggtatgactcggcaggggtttgaactcacgacggacactctaaccacaaggccactgagcaggtgtaaTTTTACCCCTTTTTTTGGGAGAAATTCCCTATATTTTGAAATGTAAATGTTGACAGGTATGGTCACGATCCACTAAAAAAGAAGGAGCAgctcgcgggccgcactttggacacccctgagttagatAATTAGGACAAAATGTGCCCTAATAGAGTTTCCATCACTGGTCTAATGCTCACAACTGGCCATACTTGTCCTTGCagtgtaaaatgtgtgtgtgcacgATGTCTATCCTGTCCTGGAGCACGGCGGCGTGCTCGTCGGAGAGGAACCCCAACTTGGCGGACAAAGGCTCGCTGTCTCGGTAAAGCTCCATCAGTCTCCTCCTGGTGTCCCTACGCCGGTGCAGCTCCGCCACACGCCGCGCGGTCTTCCTCCTAAACACGCACACGGAGCTCAGCACCGCCTGGTGGTATTTCTCCCACATGTTCAACACCCGGAAGCCGTGCACTAACCCGGCCTCGTTGTCGATGAAGACGAGGTTCCCGCGGGGGGTTTTTAGCAGATTGTTGGTGTCTCTCTCCATAACGCGCGGGTCCCATTGGAGGCTGAACAGATTGCTGACCAGCCGGTCAAAGTTGGCGGTCAGATAGTCGAATATGATCAAGTCGCTCCACTGCATGAGGTCCAAAAGCTCCGCCGTCGTCTTGTTGCGGAGCTCCGGGTGCAGCCCGCTGCTCTCCTGCCTGAGCGGGGCAGGTGTGACGACCCCGGTGAGGTCGGACACCCACTCGGTGAGAGAAACCACCGCGCGGTCGCTCCATTGTAATCCCTCAACGCGCGTCCGTACCGCCGCCCATTGCTCGCTGTAGAGCGGGGACAAGACTAAAGGAGGGAGGTTGGTGATGCCCAGCAAACACGCCAGGTAATAAGTCAAAGTTTCCCCTTGCACCTGATCCGCGTTGATGCCGTACCGCACGCACGCTCTGGAGCCGTCCGCGAACGTGGCGAGTTGATTGGAGACTCTTCCGCATCCGGGCTCCAGCTTGACCACCCGCGCCGTCCTCGCACCGCCGCGCCATGCCCGGGCGTGTTCCTCCGGGAAGCCGAGCGGGAGCAGCGCCTCGAGCCGGCCGCTCCAGAACACCCCGTCCTCCACCGGGGGGGCCGACGTCTTGACCGACGTATTCCCGCTCACGTCGTCCGGGTGTTGTTCGGGTGTTCGTGCCAGCGGCACCGTGAGCAGAGTCCGGGAAGTTTTAGCCGACAGTTCTACGGGAAGTTTGGGGTAAAAAGCTCCGAAGCCTCGTTTGTGTCGCTCCGAGCGGTCTTCCAGTGCGCTCCACACGTAGAAAACCCCCGCGAAGACGCTCAGGAAGAGCAGAGCGAACAAGTTGGATGTCAGGACCCTCATGGCTCCTTCTCAGCAGCCTCCTCTTCGGGGAGACATTTTGGATTCGTCCTTCACTGAACCCTCTTCATCGTCACTCTGTGGTGATGGAGTGGCTCTCTGTCCCTGAACGCATCTctgcttctctctctctctctctctcgttctctctctctctgcctctctctctctctctgtgtctctctctctctgtccacaCAACTGCTTGGAGGTGCTGGGTGAGTTTGATTTGTGAAGCTCGGCGGTGGGACACGTGACTTCAGTCCCCGGTTGGTGGGCGGGTCGTCGGGAGGAGCGGATCGAGCAAGTGCACTTtgctttaatgtgtgtgtgtgtgtgcgtgcgtgcgtgtgtgtgtgtgtgttctaaaaaGGGCTGTGTGGAAGTGGCAGAAGTAGTTCTTAGCATTTGGTACAAATACTTGGAAACATATATGTCTACTGAAAATATGCACGCCCATCTATATTTCTGGCTTTTGCTTACTTAATTTGCACTCTTGATTTTATTTTGCGCAAGCAATTTTatgtaatgaaataaaaaaaaacacccttTAATCAATGTAACActctttttaatccaatatagtaatgctgtctgaggctgagccaatcagtggctatGATACTGAACTACATAAAAGTTAAACGTACCAACGAttatcacacacactaggtgtggtgaaatttgtcctctgcatttgaccatccccttgttcaccccctgggaggtgaggggagcagtgagcagcagcagtggcagcacccgggaatcatttttggtgatttaacccccaattccaacctgtgatgctgagtgccaagcagggaggtaatgggtcgcaattttatagtctttggtatgactcgaccggggtttgaactcacgacctaccgatctcagggcggacactctaaccactaggtcactgagcCGACATGTTCTAAaggaaataatgaaataaataaaactactgtagtattgatgtcTTTAGTTGAATTGGCTAATTAGCTTTTtcgtgcttgaaaatgcttaattcaaGGGCAACATaccatatatatacatctataccacacacacacacacatatatatatatatatatatatatatatatatatatatacatatatatatatatatatatatatacatatatatacatatgtgtgtgtatatatatatatatatatatatatatatatatatatttgcacactcttggtattctcccgatgagcttcagaggtagtcacctgaaatggttttcacttcacagatgtgcttgaagctcatccagtcatccagagaatgccaagagtatgcaaaacagtaatcagagcaaagggtggctattttgaagaaactagaatacaaaacatgttttcagttatttcacctttttttgttaagtacataactccgcatgtgttcattcatagttttgatgccttcagtgacaatttacaatttaaatagtcaagaaaaataaagaaaacacattaaatgaggagaaggtgtgtccaaactttaggcctgttctgtatatgtgtacatgtgtatatatatacatatatatatatatatatatatatatatatatatatatatatatatatatatatatatatatatatatatatatatatgtatgtatgtatgtatgtatgtatgtatgtatatgtatatatacatacatacatacataatatgtttaaataataatgataataataattatacattttatttctagGCGCCTTTCTAGACACTCAAGGACACCATATGTTTGTTAAAAGCAGTgcaacacaaataataataaaaaagtgggAAATAGACAAATAATCAGATCAGgctaaaacacaacaacaatacagTGCAAATGAGGTCAGAGGGAAAAGGCAGTCCGAAACAGATGCATTTTCATTTGGGATTTGAAGTGAGGGAGTAAGGTAGTGTTTCTGAGATCCGGTGGATCTCCGGTGGAGATCTGGTTGTTTCATTCTGTTCAGAATAATATTCAATAGATTAAAGGTAAAATCACATAATCATTCACTGATCTtgacatttttttaagtaaaacacgatgagatggcgacttgtccagggtgtacaccgccttccgcccgtgtgcagctgggataggctccagcaacccccgcgaccccgaaagggacaagcggtagaaaatggatggatatcccTATCACCAGGGGCACAACTACCTATTTTTGAAAGGGAATGCAAACACATCAGAGGTGTGGCCCCCCCAAACTCCTTCTCTCGAAGCCCCTTAGCAGCTGTGATACGTTCAAACTGCTTCGTCAAGTTGGTTACACTacgtcatgtttttgattatttttttttttaattcaattaataTCATCCACTTTTCCTTCTCAGCAGTATCCAGTgtcaatctctagctataagctactgctagtgagtaagaccagatgtttgggCAACTCtaacagggttcactgtgacatttgcaacGCCAACTAATGGTGGTGATGCTTCtaactcaaatgtttgcttgcaactttaaacataacaattagctgagagacagctcctctctcaaaacactcttaagttggagcactcttaagttgaggtatgaCGGTACCCACATTTTAGGGGCATGCAAACACATCACATATATTGCTCATGACATATGTCGATATTTGCCATGTATATTGTGGTGGTAAAATGGTTAGTATATTCGacagctattttttttatttatttcaacgaGTATCAtcgacttcttcttctcagcactgtccttcacacttacttttttccttccctttgttGGAAAACATGTTATTTATAGCTACAAACTAATGCTACCCAATGTTTTATCAGATTTGACTGTGTTGATGTGACATTTGCCACACCAACTAATTTTGGGGATGCTTCCAACtcacatttttgcttgcaacttatgtCATAACAATTTGCCGAGAGGCAACTCTTATCTCAAAGCACTCTTAAATTGGGGCACTCCCTCTACTACCAAAGTATATGTTTCACATTCAATAATATTAGGTTAATGGTTCCCATTCAGATTGCTCACAATTTATTATGTGCTCTTTTTTTCTCTTAGGTTTGTCTCCTTTTATCTCTTGCCCACTTCCTGTTATTTGGTTATACTTCCCGTGTCACTGTAAAATGatctattattcatttatttatttatttattttttttatctgctatgtatttaatatttgtgtacttactatggtatattattcatttatcactgttctgtaacagagaacaaggaaatgggataacattgctatggtatgaaaaggggtaggattaaataagatctgctccttcctgctccttttcggacgtgctgtaatgaaacaactggaaatatgtgatgcattacattgtgtcgtatgcatgttcgtaataaactcaaactgaactgaactgttaATAAATATCATCTAAAATATTTGTCCTACCATTTTAACCTCTCTGCCGAAACCTTCAATTGGACAAATCCCTAACATATTTTTCAGAAAAATGTTTTCTGTCTCGTAGTTTGACATGCCACAGAACAGCACGAACACTGAAGAGAGAAAATACATGCTGTGGAATGAAAATTCCTTAAGTATtgtcaaggggggggggggggtgtcgcaGCTCACTAcgggttgttctcccaggatgcagaatggactactccggacaaggcgtgcaggtaaaaacatgatttaattatcagaggtgggtagtaacgcgctacatttactccgttacatctacttgagtaacttttgggataaattgtacttctaagagtagttttaatgcaacatacttttacttttacttaagtatatttatagagaaggaacgctacttttactccgctacttttatctacattcagctcgctactcgctactactttttatcgatctgttaatgcacgctttgtttgttttggtctgtcagacagaccttcaaagtgcctgccttactggtgacgtttcacttcgttccaccaatcagatgcagtcactggtgacgttggaccaatcaaacagagccaggtggtcacatgacctgacttaaacaagttgaaaaacttattggggtgttaccatttagtggtcaattgtacggaatgtgtactgtactgtgcaatctaataataaaagttccaatcaatcaatcaaaagtgtgaaggaaaaaagatacttttttatttcaaccgtacatcccgtcaaaagcctaaagactgaccgcacatgaggacgttcctgtcttcacaataaaagtgccgctccgtcgcgcctgcgctttcaaaacaagagtctccgaaagccagcgcaaacaagctagcaagctacggagtttgacgccaatatatttcttgtaaagtgtataaaaacgaatatggaagctggacaaataagataccaaaaacccaccactttcatgtggtattagacagaaaggaggaacttttcttctcctccatttgaaaacgtggacgttatcatcactactgtctgattacaatcaacgcaagtcatcagaatctggtaatacatcaacttatattctagtcttcctgaaagaaaggaatctatatgttaaacatgcatgtatattcattaaaacacctttaacatgtaaacaaaaacagcaaaataaatacatataaattatatactgtatatatgaatgtatatgaatgtatatatatatatatatatatatatatatatatatatatatatatatatatatatatatatatatgtcttaataaggttatccaaaaaatagtgctcgataccgtagtagagcgcaatatatgtatgtgtgggaaaaaaatcacaagactatttcatctctacaggcctgtttcatgagggggggtaccctcaatcatcaggagattttaatgggggcattcgcataccatggtttatatagggcacagagtgggtgggtacaggctggcctaggggcgtggtgattggctcatgtgttacctaggaggtgtttccgtctatggcggcatgttgttacaatttcgctgcgcttgttgagggatgacaggtctggacggtaaataataaacagtttctctttcaagcataggttgcatcttttattaccactattgtaaggtgtgctggatgcaagaatttgccatgttattgaatattcaacattattgtctttcaggtcccaaatgtgtttgctgagttctgtggtatttcgcaggtttttgttcctgaaataagccttgtgattgttccatctggttttgaattcaccctcggttaatcctacatatgtgtcggatgtgttaatgtccttgcgtattaccttagattggtacacaactgatgtttgtaagcaccccccgttgagggggcaatcaggtttatttcgacagttacatgctttgttggttttggagtcactctgactgggggtcgacggctcatttgcaattgttttgttgtggtttgagatgatttgtcgtatattgttcatgcagctgtagctcaatttaatgttgttcttgttgaatacttttcttaggttgttgtctttgggaaagtgtttgtcaatcagattgaggaatttgtgtccaatgttcgttgagacgtttttgctgtatggggggttgtaccagatgatgtcgtttcgttttctgttcttttttggctggtttcctggcgtgggttcataggtgagggtgaaattgtatccgctttcatcaagggctttttggtacgggggggttgcttggtcaaattcagctttgctagatgacagcatcgatagccttttattgattccggtaggtattctttttgtggtggtgggtgggtggttgctgtcatggtgcacgtattggagtgttgtgttgggtttcgtgaatggttggtagctgttatttctcaggttgaaagtgacgtcaaggaagttgacggtttgcttgttggcttcaatcgtgatccgtaggccgttctctttgaaaatttggcatatgcgcttcttggtattctcgctgctccttggcgaggcgcgacacactgccagtccgtcatcacggtaaataccaaggttcagattgaggctagcgagctgggagaggaggaaacccccaacgagttcacacgtttctgctccgtcaaaacttcccatagtgacgtcaaatgttgcattgttctttttttgccatggtgtactgttgtggatgagaatggagttttttgcgtgggtgatgatgtttctttcgttgcctgtgattgagtcgtagtctgaggcgtagtctagtgcttgagtcagtaggtcttgcgtgatggaagggtaaaattcctcgatatcaaaggagataaagttgtgctgttgtttgtcttggatgttgttgaaccatttgattactgctgctgtatttctccattggttgagtggtgttttgtccttgatttttgtgttgactctgtcaacacagagtcaacacaaaaactcTGTCaacacagagtcaacacaaaaatcaaggacaaaacaccactcaaccaatggagaaatacagcagcagtaatcaaattgttcaacaacatccaagacaaacaacagcacaactttatctcctttgatatcgaggaattttacccttccatcacgcaagacctactgactcaagcactagacttcgcctcagactacgactcaatcacaggcaacgaaagaaacatcatcacccacgcaaaaaactccattctcatccacaacagtacaccatggcaaaaaaagaacaatgcaacatttgacgtcactatgggaagttttgacggagcagaaacgtgtgaactcgttgggagtttcctcctctcccagctcgctagcctcaatctgaaccttgatatttaccgtgatgacggactggcagtgtgtcgcgcctcgccaaggagcagcgagaataccaagaagcgcatatgccaaattttcaaagagaacggcctacggatcacgattgaagccaacaagcaaaccgtcaacttccttgacgtcactttcaacctgagaaataacagctaccaaccattcacgaaacccaacacaacactccaatacgtgcaccatgacagcaaccacccacccaccaccacgaaaagaatacctaccggaatcaataaaaggctatcgatgctgtcatctagcaaagctgaatttgaccaagcaacccccccgtaccaaaaagcccttgatgaaagcggatacaatttcaccctcacctatgaacccacgccaggaaaccagccaaaaaagaacagaaaacgaaacgacatcatctggtacaaccccccatacagcaaaaacgtctcaacgaacattggacacaaattcctcaatctgattgacaaacactttcccaaagacaacaacctaagaaaagtattcaaccagaacaacattaaattgagctacagctgcatgaacaatatacgacaaatcatctcaaaccacaacaaaacaattgcaaatgagccgtcgacccccagtcagagcgactccaaaaccaacaaagcatgtaactgtcgaaataaacctgattgccccctcaacggggggtgcttacaaacatcagttgtctaccaatctaaggtaatacgcaaggacattaacacatccgacacatatgtaggattaaccgagggtgaattcaaaaccagatggaacaattacaaggcttctttcaggaacaaaaacctgcgaaataccacagaactcagcaaacac
Encoded proteins:
- the fjx1 gene encoding four-jointed box protein 1; this translates as MRVLTSNLFALLFLSVFAGVFYVWSALEDRSERHKRGFGAFYPKLPVELSAKTSRTLLTVPLARTPEQHPDDVSGNTSVKTSAPPVEDGVFWSGRLEALLPLGFPEEHARAWRGGARTARVVKLEPGCGRVSNQLATFADGSRACVRYGINADQVQGETLTYYLACLLGITNLPPLVLSPLYSEQWAAVRTRVEGLQWSDRAVVSLTEWVSDLTGVVTPAPLRQESSGLHPELRNKTTAELLDLMQWSDLIIFDYLTANFDRLVSNLFSLQWDPRVMERDTNNLLKTPRGNLVFIDNEAGLVHGFRVLNMWEKYHQAVLSSVCVFRRKTARRVAELHRRRDTRRRLMELYRDSEPLSAKLGFLSDEHAAVLQDRIDIVHTHILHCKDKYGQL